In a genomic window of Streptomyces sp. NBC_01142:
- a CDS encoding exopolysaccharide biosynthesis polyprenyl glycosylphosphotransferase codes for MTTESAPAPHTSQATAVHRSASSIHPPRSVVRRGTAPPGPHGISWRGSVMGLPAAGLFAADLLAVALALSLVPGVHWPQLAFALLAAVLSVLHTYRGLYRPGLSPSALGELPALLGLGLLQWYGTAEVLTAYDSRYAVDGTALACAIVVQSLLACTGRAVVHLTRRACAARRPQPALVVGRGPVAQQVTAALYDHAGYGLRPVGQVDPGHVDPGHVVPQPDTAQLPVLATPEDVSRAVIQNDVRHAVFTRPPESAPEAAALVGLFAEHGCRLWLVDGGAAEGITHRRVQGTDHLWGFAVQPLHSGPHQPFARTGKRAMDAVLAAAALLVAAPVMAVCALAVRLFDGPGVIFRQERIGLDGRPFVLLKFRTLCPVDEHESATRWSVALDRRMSFTGNLLRRTSLDELPQLWNVLRGDMSLVGPRPERPYFVAKFSHAHPGYQARHRMPVGITGLAQVNGLRGDTSIEDRARFDNHYIETWSLWQDVCILARTAGSLFRFGGS; via the coding sequence ATGACGACGGAGAGTGCACCAGCGCCCCATACCTCCCAGGCAACAGCCGTGCATCGCTCGGCTTCCTCGATCCATCCGCCACGGAGCGTCGTCCGCCGCGGGACCGCTCCCCCCGGCCCGCACGGGATCAGCTGGCGCGGATCCGTCATGGGCCTGCCAGCCGCCGGCCTCTTCGCCGCCGACCTGCTCGCCGTGGCACTCGCCCTCTCCCTGGTGCCCGGAGTGCACTGGCCACAGCTTGCCTTCGCCCTGCTCGCCGCGGTCCTGTCGGTGCTGCACACCTACCGCGGGCTCTACCGGCCGGGCCTGTCCCCTTCCGCGCTCGGCGAACTTCCCGCGCTGCTTGGCCTGGGGTTGTTGCAGTGGTACGGCACCGCGGAAGTCCTCACCGCATACGACTCCCGCTACGCCGTCGACGGGACGGCCCTGGCCTGCGCGATCGTCGTCCAGTCGCTGCTCGCCTGCACGGGACGGGCCGTAGTACACCTGACGCGCCGCGCCTGCGCCGCCCGCCGGCCGCAGCCGGCTCTCGTCGTGGGCCGGGGACCGGTCGCCCAGCAGGTCACCGCCGCCCTGTACGACCACGCCGGGTACGGACTGCGGCCGGTGGGCCAGGTCGACCCCGGCCACGTAGACCCCGGCCACGTCGTACCGCAGCCGGACACCGCACAACTGCCCGTCCTCGCCACCCCGGAGGACGTCAGCCGCGCGGTCATCCAGAACGACGTCCGGCATGCCGTCTTCACCCGGCCGCCCGAATCGGCCCCCGAAGCCGCCGCGCTCGTCGGACTGTTCGCCGAGCACGGCTGCCGGCTGTGGCTGGTCGACGGCGGCGCGGCGGAGGGGATCACCCACCGGCGGGTGCAGGGAACCGACCACCTGTGGGGATTCGCCGTACAGCCCCTGCACAGCGGACCCCACCAGCCGTTCGCCCGGACCGGCAAGCGGGCCATGGACGCCGTGCTCGCCGCCGCCGCCCTGCTGGTGGCCGCGCCCGTGATGGCCGTCTGCGCACTCGCCGTACGGCTCTTCGACGGGCCCGGCGTCATCTTCCGGCAGGAGCGCATCGGCCTGGACGGACGGCCCTTCGTCCTCCTGAAGTTCCGTACGCTCTGCCCCGTCGACGAGCACGAGTCCGCCACGCGCTGGAGCGTCGCCCTCGACCGGCGGATGAGCTTCACCGGCAATCTGCTGCGCCGGACCTCGCTGGACGAGCTGCCGCAGCTGTGGAACGTGCTGCGCGGCGACATGAGCCTGGTCGGACCGCGGCCCGAACGCCCCTACTTCGTCGCCAAGTTCAGCCACGCCCACCCCGGCTACCAGGCCCGTCACCGGATGCCCGTCGGCATCACGGGACTCGCCCAGGTGAACGGGTTGCGCGGTGACACCTCGATCGAGGACCGCGCCCGCTTCGACAACCACTACATCGAGACCTGGTCGCTCTGGCAGGACGTGTGCATCCTCGCGCGCACCGCCGGTTCCCTGTTCCGGTTCGGAGGCAGCTGA
- the fabG gene encoding 3-oxoacyl-[acyl-carrier-protein] reductase, which yields MSADHIRPVALISGGSRGIGRAVALRLAEDGYDISFCYRGDEQAAANPEKELTGTGARSLAVRVDVTDAEGVRAWVSRTEKDFGPIALAVTSAGITRDKPLLMMSDTEWHEVLDTNLDGVYHVCRAVVFPMLKRRAGSIVTVSSVVGLQGNAGQTNYAASKAGIVAFSRSLAKEVGRRGIRVNAVAPGLIDTDMSAALDDSVKDQVAERTALGRAGLATEVADAVAFLASGRATYITGAVLPVDGGL from the coding sequence GTGAGCGCCGACCACATCCGCCCCGTCGCCCTCATCAGCGGCGGATCCCGCGGTATCGGGCGGGCCGTCGCGTTGCGGCTCGCCGAGGACGGGTACGACATCTCCTTCTGCTACCGCGGCGACGAGCAGGCGGCCGCCAACCCGGAGAAGGAGCTGACCGGCACCGGTGCCCGCTCCCTCGCCGTGCGCGTCGACGTCACCGACGCCGAGGGCGTGCGTGCCTGGGTGAGCCGTACGGAGAAGGACTTCGGGCCGATCGCGCTCGCCGTCACCTCCGCCGGCATCACCCGCGACAAGCCCCTGCTGATGATGTCCGACACGGAGTGGCACGAGGTCCTCGACACCAACCTGGACGGCGTCTACCACGTCTGCCGGGCCGTCGTCTTCCCCATGCTCAAGCGGCGGGCGGGCAGCATCGTCACCGTCTCCTCGGTCGTGGGGCTGCAGGGCAACGCGGGCCAGACCAACTACGCGGCTTCCAAGGCCGGGATCGTCGCGTTCTCCCGCTCCCTCGCCAAGGAGGTCGGCCGGCGCGGCATCCGCGTCAACGCGGTGGCGCCCGGCCTGATCGACACCGACATGTCGGCCGCCCTCGACGACTCGGTCAAGGACCAGGTCGCCGAGCGCACCGCGCTCGGCCGGGCGGGCCTTGCCACCGAAGTCGCCGACGCGGTGGCCTTCCTGGCCTCCGGCCGCGCCACCTACATCACGGGCGCGGTCCTCCCGGTGGACGGAGGCCTGTGA
- a CDS encoding glycosyltransferase, with amino-acid sequence MEGGVARVVTDLVRAQVAEGFRTVVACPPGGVLAADAAEAGARVHPWPAVRAPGPRLAGEVLTAARLIRRTEPHVVHAHSAKAGLAARLAVRGRVPTVFQPHAWSFEAVEGRAAALALKWERYGTRWSTRTLCVSETERRVGEQAGIAARWSVIRNGVDLQHFAGDDGTARPAAARAVLPMLKRIPPEVPLVVCVGRLCRQKGQDILLTAWPQVTAAVPDARLVLVGDGPDREELIRLTPPGVLFAGASRDPRQWYRAADVVVLPSRWEGMALAPLEAMACGRPVVLSDVSGAGESLPPGHEAFGLVPADDPPALAAALTVLLTNRALRDRLGRTARDHTRATCDVRQTTAAVSGLYQELLNSPQPMTRKRTER; translated from the coding sequence GTGGAAGGGGGAGTCGCACGCGTCGTCACCGACCTGGTCCGGGCCCAGGTTGCCGAGGGCTTCCGCACGGTCGTGGCCTGTCCGCCGGGCGGGGTGCTGGCGGCGGACGCCGCCGAGGCCGGCGCACGCGTGCACCCCTGGCCCGCCGTTCGCGCACCCGGCCCCCGGCTGGCCGGGGAGGTCCTGACCGCGGCCAGGCTGATCCGCCGTACCGAGCCGCACGTGGTGCACGCGCACAGCGCCAAGGCCGGATTGGCCGCACGCCTCGCCGTACGGGGACGGGTCCCCACCGTCTTTCAGCCGCACGCCTGGTCCTTCGAGGCGGTGGAGGGGCGTGCGGCCGCGCTGGCTCTGAAGTGGGAGCGGTACGGGACCCGTTGGAGCACCCGGACCCTCTGTGTCAGTGAGACAGAGCGCCGGGTGGGGGAGCAGGCCGGCATCGCCGCCCGCTGGTCGGTGATCCGTAACGGAGTCGATCTCCAGCACTTCGCAGGCGACGACGGAACGGCCCGCCCTGCCGCCGCCCGTGCCGTCCTGCCGATGCTGAAGCGGATCCCGCCCGAGGTACCCCTCGTGGTCTGTGTGGGCCGTCTGTGCCGGCAGAAAGGGCAGGACATTCTGCTGACGGCTTGGCCGCAGGTGACCGCGGCCGTCCCCGATGCCCGGCTGGTGCTCGTCGGGGACGGGCCCGACAGGGAGGAGCTGATACGGCTCACCCCACCGGGCGTGCTGTTCGCGGGGGCGAGCAGGGACCCGCGGCAGTGGTACCGCGCGGCGGACGTCGTCGTACTCCCGTCGCGCTGGGAGGGCATGGCCCTGGCCCCCCTTGAGGCGATGGCCTGCGGGCGGCCGGTCGTGCTGAGCGATGTCAGCGGAGCCGGGGAGAGCCTGCCCCCCGGCCACGAGGCCTTCGGACTCGTACCGGCCGACGACCCGCCGGCCCTCGCCGCGGCACTGACCGTGCTGCTGACCAACCGCGCACTACGCGACCGTCTGGGCCGCACGGCGCGGGATCACACCAGGGCGACCTGCGACGTACGGCAGACCACCGCAGCCGTCTCCGGCCTCTACCAGGAACTTCTGAACTCGCCCCAACCCATGACGAGGAAGCGCACCGAGCGATGA
- a CDS encoding vitamin K epoxide reductase family protein → MTITAVGRVSVERERGRRAERKNVGGSRAFAWLLVVTGAAGLLAAWVITIDKIKLAEDPTFKPGCSLNPIVSCGNIMTSDQASAFGFPNPMLGLVTYAMVIAIGVGVLAGARYRRWFWLGLNAGTFFGVGFCTWLQYQSLYNINSLCLWCCLAWVATIVMFCYVTLHNIEHRIIKVPEGLRNGLLEFHWMPPVLWTGTIGMLILTRWWDFWTS, encoded by the coding sequence ATGACAATTACGGCAGTCGGGCGTGTGTCCGTCGAGCGCGAGAGGGGGCGGCGGGCCGAAAGAAAGAATGTCGGTGGCAGTCGTGCCTTTGCCTGGTTGCTGGTGGTCACGGGCGCGGCGGGTCTGCTGGCCGCGTGGGTCATCACGATCGACAAGATCAAGCTGGCGGAGGACCCGACGTTCAAGCCGGGGTGCAGCCTGAACCCCATTGTGTCGTGCGGCAACATCATGACCAGCGATCAGGCGTCGGCGTTCGGGTTCCCGAACCCGATGCTGGGTCTGGTGACGTACGCGATGGTGATCGCCATCGGTGTCGGTGTTCTCGCGGGTGCCCGCTACCGCCGCTGGTTCTGGCTCGGTCTCAACGCCGGCACGTTCTTCGGTGTCGGCTTCTGCACCTGGCTCCAGTACCAGTCGCTCTACAACATCAACTCGCTGTGCCTGTGGTGCTGTCTGGCCTGGGTCGCCACGATCGTGATGTTCTGCTACGTCACCCTGCACAACATCGAGCACCGGATCATCAAGGTCCCCGAGGGCCTGCGCAACGGACTGCTGGAGTTCCACTGGATGCCGCCGGTGCTGTGGACCGGGACCATCGGGATGCTGATCCTGACCCGCTGGTGGGACTTCTGGACCAGCTGA
- a CDS encoding DUF3344 domain-containing protein yields MSKSVGFTTRGVLGAMVCLALTVAPIPATAAPAAPESSRIPFKQRYRATYHGGIVRAANSAITCRSPKSSAAASCSAVKKGAAGANSDFDMFYVDVDDDPNTYNSSRAQLAVPKNSRVRYARLYWGGNLRVGEQKPPKDNGRILIAEPGGEYKEVLADTRVAHRDADGSDAFQASADVTPLVRRSGSGLYTVAQINVAMGHSKVGSWGGWTLVVAYENSREPKRHLAIWDGFETLNAARKNHSLTVKGLRIPARAGGRAGFVSYDGDRGLRDGASVRAGNRKPVALTNSANPANDAMNSTITDVKRPGIKRQPSYVNTLGYDSDVFDIKRALTSGGGSLTFRFSAESRGYFLGALFLQADSRR; encoded by the coding sequence ATGTCGAAGTCGGTGGGATTCACCACGCGCGGGGTCCTGGGCGCAATGGTCTGCCTGGCGCTCACGGTCGCTCCAATTCCGGCCACGGCTGCCCCGGCCGCACCGGAATCATCCAGAATTCCATTCAAGCAGCGCTACCGGGCCACGTACCACGGGGGCATCGTCCGGGCCGCCAACTCCGCGATCACCTGCCGGTCGCCGAAATCCTCCGCGGCCGCTTCGTGTTCCGCCGTCAAGAAGGGCGCCGCAGGTGCCAACAGTGACTTCGACATGTTCTATGTCGACGTCGACGACGACCCGAACACCTACAACTCGAGCCGTGCCCAGCTGGCCGTCCCGAAGAATTCACGGGTGCGCTACGCGCGTCTGTACTGGGGCGGGAATCTGCGGGTCGGTGAGCAGAAGCCGCCCAAGGACAACGGCCGGATCCTGATCGCCGAACCGGGCGGTGAGTACAAGGAAGTCCTCGCGGACACCCGCGTCGCCCACCGTGACGCCGACGGCAGCGACGCGTTCCAGGCCTCGGCCGATGTCACCCCCCTGGTGCGCCGGAGTGGTTCGGGCCTGTACACCGTGGCCCAGATCAATGTGGCGATGGGGCATTCGAAGGTCGGCTCGTGGGGCGGCTGGACGCTTGTCGTCGCGTACGAGAACAGCCGGGAACCGAAGCGCCACCTAGCGATCTGGGACGGCTTCGAGACGCTGAATGCCGCCCGGAAGAACCATTCCCTGACCGTGAAGGGTCTACGTATTCCGGCGAGAGCGGGCGGACGTGCCGGTTTCGTTTCGTACGACGGCGACCGCGGTCTGCGTGACGGGGCAAGCGTCCGGGCCGGAAACCGCAAGCCCGTCGCCCTCACCAACAGTGCCAACCCGGCCAATGACGCGATGAATTCCACCATCACCGATGTAAAGCGCCCCGGCATCAAGCGACAGCCCTCGTATGTGAATACGCTCGGGTACGACTCCGACGTATTCGACATCAAGCGGGCCCTGACATCGGGCGGCGGTTCCTTGACCTTCCGGTTCAGCGCCGAAAGCCGCGGGTATTTTCTGGGCGCTCTCTTCCTGCAGGCAGACTCTCGCCGCTGA
- a CDS encoding DUF4360 domain-containing protein, whose protein sequence is MSRALLAGGATAAIIASLLAAQNASAVSIAPPDKITIDIATVNGSGCRQGTAAIAVSEDNTAFTVTYSDYLAKVGVGAGATDFRKNCQLNLVVHVPQGFTYAVASADYRGYASLQSGATASQRASYYFQGSPDTASRNHPFTGPVDDNWQATDTTEWGQLVWAPCGVKRNFNINTEIRVNAGTSDPKKTTSFMTMDSTDGEINTVYRLAWKECDEP, encoded by the coding sequence ATGTCCCGTGCACTTCTCGCGGGCGGCGCGACAGCGGCGATTATCGCTTCGCTGCTCGCCGCTCAGAACGCTTCCGCGGTCAGCATCGCGCCCCCGGACAAAATCACGATCGACATCGCGACGGTCAACGGGTCGGGGTGCCGCCAAGGGACCGCCGCCATCGCCGTGTCCGAGGACAACACGGCCTTCACCGTGACCTACAGCGACTACCTCGCCAAGGTGGGCGTGGGCGCCGGGGCGACCGACTTCCGGAAGAACTGTCAGCTCAACCTCGTCGTGCATGTCCCGCAGGGCTTCACCTACGCGGTCGCCAGCGCCGACTACCGCGGCTATGCCAGCCTGCAGTCCGGCGCCACGGCGTCGCAGAGGGCGTCGTACTACTTCCAGGGCTCTCCGGACACCGCGTCCAGAAACCATCCGTTCACAGGCCCGGTCGACGACAACTGGCAGGCGACCGACACCACCGAGTGGGGCCAGCTGGTCTGGGCCCCGTGCGGGGTCAAGCGGAACTTCAACATCAACACCGAGATACGCGTCAACGCCGGGACCTCGGACCCGAAGAAGACGACCAGCTTCATGACCATGGACTCGACCGACGGTGAGATCAACACCGTCTACCGGCTCGCGTGGAAGGAGTGCGACGAGCCCTGA
- a CDS encoding 4'-phosphopantetheinyl transferase superfamily protein: MTPDRALRPGNQPLGRSRSGVRGGAPLTGRGGEGEHPAVPALEPGQCQLWWASAADAHPALHQLLDTREATRHAALRNPASRALHLTAHALARAVAAPQLGLEPHELELTVVCKHCGGPHGKPQPPDPLRLSLSHSGGRVVVALAHSTPVGVDVEEISPYVNDVAERVLAPQERVVLAALPEAERPAGFIRYWTRKEALLKSTGDGLAVAPDLLRVTAPDAPPRLLAWDGPDRPLLPLRLYDLDAGPGHRAALAALGAPLRLAQHDGSALLRLHTTERELAR; this comes from the coding sequence GTGACCCCCGACCGGGCGCTCCGCCCCGGAAATCAGCCCCTCGGGCGATCGAGGAGCGGGGTCCGGGGCGGAGCCCCGCTGACGGGAAGGGGCGGGGAGGGGGAACATCCCGCGGTCCCCGCGCTGGAACCCGGCCAGTGCCAGCTGTGGTGGGCCTCGGCCGCCGACGCCCACCCCGCCCTGCACCAGCTGCTGGACACGCGGGAGGCGACCCGCCACGCCGCTCTGCGCAACCCCGCCTCCCGGGCCCTCCACCTCACGGCGCACGCGCTCGCGCGAGCCGTCGCAGCCCCCCAACTCGGCCTGGAACCACATGAGCTGGAGCTCACCGTGGTGTGCAAGCACTGCGGCGGCCCGCACGGCAAACCGCAGCCGCCCGACCCGCTGCGGCTCTCGTTGTCGCACTCGGGCGGCCGCGTCGTCGTCGCACTCGCGCACTCCACCCCGGTGGGCGTGGACGTGGAGGAGATCTCCCCGTACGTGAACGACGTGGCCGAAAGGGTCCTCGCCCCGCAGGAGCGCGTCGTCCTCGCCGCGCTCCCCGAGGCCGAGCGCCCGGCCGGATTCATCCGCTACTGGACCCGCAAGGAGGCCCTGCTCAAGTCGACCGGGGACGGCCTCGCCGTCGCGCCCGACCTGCTGCGGGTCACCGCGCCCGACGCCCCACCGCGGCTGCTCGCCTGGGACGGCCCCGACCGCCCCCTGCTGCCGCTGCGGCTGTACGACCTCGACGCCGGGCCCGGTCACCGGGCCGCGCTCGCCGCCCTCGGCGCACCGCTGCGCCTGGCACAGCACGACGGCTCCGCACTGCTGCGTCTCCACACCACCGAAAGGGAACTGGCCCGATGA
- a CDS encoding helix-turn-helix domain-containing protein, which produces MEFSGGRTLDQLGLDSDAESVYRVLLKTPRAGVAEIAQVLDWPASRVTDTLNELAALALVRRSSEEPDKMRLVNPEFGLASLLHRQEQELAERQQAMAATRLTITRMLTEYDDSPSATTTEVRRYTGLDAIGSQIERLSHSAEFEIQVFAPRGAQSQSSLDAARPLDQNALDRGIRLRYVYLDSIRNDRATLCYARWLQECGGEVRTVPQLPLRMIIYDRRTAIVPTDPEAAAKGILVLDGTGVITALVSLFQQTWEQAQPIGGTRPQETEGVSAQEQAVLDLLMEGHTDEVIARKLGVSVRTGRRVTAELMARLGARSRFQAGALAMGRGWLGPAGTGEGTDTGAVDV; this is translated from the coding sequence ATGGAGTTCTCCGGGGGGCGAACGTTGGACCAGTTAGGTCTGGATTCTGATGCAGAATCGGTTTATCGAGTTCTTCTCAAGACACCCAGAGCAGGCGTGGCGGAAATCGCCCAGGTGCTCGACTGGCCCGCCTCGAGGGTGACGGACACGCTCAATGAGCTGGCAGCACTCGCACTGGTACGGCGGTCCTCGGAGGAACCGGACAAAATGCGGCTCGTCAACCCGGAGTTCGGGCTGGCGAGTCTGCTGCACCGCCAGGAGCAGGAGCTCGCCGAGCGCCAACAAGCCATGGCGGCCACCCGGCTGACCATCACCAGAATGCTCACCGAGTACGACGACAGCCCCTCGGCCACGACCACCGAGGTGCGGCGGTACACCGGACTCGACGCCATCGGCTCGCAGATCGAGCGCCTCTCGCACAGCGCGGAGTTCGAGATACAGGTCTTCGCGCCGCGCGGAGCACAGAGCCAGTCGTCGCTGGACGCGGCACGGCCGCTCGACCAGAACGCCCTCGACCGCGGCATCCGGCTGCGCTACGTCTACCTCGACTCCATACGCAACGACCGCGCGACGCTCTGCTACGCGCGCTGGCTGCAGGAGTGCGGCGGCGAGGTGCGCACCGTCCCGCAACTGCCGCTGCGCATGATCATCTACGACCGTCGCACAGCCATAGTCCCGACGGATCCCGAGGCCGCGGCCAAGGGAATCCTCGTACTCGACGGTACGGGAGTGATCACCGCGCTGGTCTCGCTGTTCCAGCAGACCTGGGAACAGGCGCAACCGATCGGCGGCACCCGCCCGCAGGAGACGGAGGGCGTGAGCGCGCAGGAACAGGCCGTCCTCGACCTGCTGATGGAGGGCCACACCGACGAGGTCATCGCCCGCAAACTGGGTGTTTCGGTGCGGACGGGCCGGCGCGTCACGGCGGAGCTGATGGCACGCCTGGGCGCCCGCAGCCGCTTCCAGGCCGGTGCTCTCGCGATGGGCCGAGGCTGGCTCGGACCTGCGGGCACGGGCGAGGGAACGGATACGGGCGCTGTTGACGTGTGA
- a CDS encoding chorismate mutase, whose product MLAQQETTAQATQAGENAQTVGELRSGIDQVDAEIRALFERRRELSHAVQRARMAEGGSRTDTGREMKVIKGYADGFGRQGTTISLALLEICRGVSPSATN is encoded by the coding sequence ATGCTCGCGCAGCAGGAAACGACCGCGCAGGCCACGCAGGCCGGGGAGAACGCACAGACCGTGGGTGAACTCCGCTCCGGCATCGACCAGGTCGACGCGGAGATCCGGGCCCTGTTCGAGCGCCGTCGTGAACTCTCGCACGCCGTGCAGCGCGCCCGGATGGCCGAGGGGGGATCGCGTACGGACACCGGCCGCGAGATGAAGGTCATCAAGGGGTATGCGGACGGCTTCGGCCGTCAGGGGACCACGATCTCGCTGGCGCTGCTCGAGATCTGCCGGGGCGTGTCCCCGTCGGCGACGAACTGA
- a CDS encoding beta-ketoacyl synthase N-terminal-like domain-containing protein, whose protein sequence is MSTTAVITAWSAVSPYGIGSEALTDGLRSRTAVDPVPAPEEWLSAPSATARMVPDFDVREALGKAGTRGMDRMTGLTAVAVRELLGDDAGGPGTGLVLGTASGSVQGFLEFTKASLEGDRPIDVPPSKVPNMAMNRAASASAIRHHLKGPNSTVAAGRLSGLIALAHARRLLADGRAERVLCGSVEEYSATRAHLAHRAYDDEAVLGEGCAMLLLEHAGSGPGEALAEVLAVHHRVALTGDFAEALTATLHTALEAAAVRPDEVWATAPGGAPGPAGEQEQQVLQALFDPAVRNRVPSPALLGDTAAATGAFQIASLLAAPAGAGRIAVITATDPDGPVGAAVLRLLTNGTPANGSADSADGAR, encoded by the coding sequence ATGAGCACCACCGCGGTCATCACTGCGTGGTCGGCGGTGTCGCCGTACGGCATCGGCAGTGAGGCACTGACCGACGGCCTGCGCTCGCGCACCGCTGTCGACCCCGTCCCGGCGCCCGAGGAGTGGCTGTCCGCCCCTTCCGCCACCGCTCGCATGGTGCCCGACTTCGACGTCCGCGAGGCGCTCGGCAAGGCCGGCACCCGCGGCATGGACCGGATGACCGGACTGACGGCCGTGGCGGTACGGGAACTGCTCGGCGACGACGCGGGCGGCCCCGGCACCGGACTGGTCCTGGGCACCGCGTCCGGCAGCGTCCAGGGCTTCCTCGAGTTCACCAAGGCCTCGCTGGAGGGCGACCGGCCCATCGACGTACCGCCGTCGAAGGTCCCCAACATGGCCATGAACAGGGCGGCTTCGGCCAGTGCGATCCGCCACCACCTCAAGGGCCCGAACTCCACGGTCGCCGCCGGCCGGCTGTCCGGCCTGATAGCCCTCGCCCACGCCCGCAGGCTGCTGGCCGACGGCCGGGCGGAACGGGTGCTGTGCGGCTCGGTCGAGGAGTACTCCGCGACCCGCGCGCACCTGGCCCATCGTGCGTACGACGACGAGGCGGTCCTCGGCGAAGGCTGCGCGATGCTGCTGCTGGAGCACGCGGGCTCAGGACCGGGGGAGGCGCTCGCCGAAGTCCTGGCCGTACACCACCGGGTCGCTCTCACCGGTGACTTCGCGGAGGCCCTCACGGCCACCCTGCACACCGCGCTCGAAGCGGCGGCCGTCCGCCCCGACGAGGTCTGGGCGACGGCACCGGGAGGCGCACCGGGTCCGGCGGGCGAGCAGGAACAGCAGGTGCTCCAGGCCCTGTTCGACCCTGCCGTACGCAACCGGGTGCCTTCCCCGGCCCTGCTGGGCGACACGGCCGCGGCCACGGGAGCCTTCCAGATAGCCTCCCTGCTGGCGGCCCCGGCCGGAGCGGGCAGGATCGCGGTGATCACGGCGACGGACCCGGACGGCCCGGTGGGTGCGGCGGTGCTCAGGCTCCTGACGAACGGCACGCCCGCCAACGGCTCAGCCGACAGTGCGGACGGTGCCCGGTGA
- a CDS encoding O-antigen ligase gives MTVTWGAASAAPAVPRTRPGQWGAGRWPLLPLMATVLLLAAPLPAMSGAGWGGVVPADVASGVLVACCLALVLHRRARPLTPAAALVFGIPAVGFAVATITAADPAAGVPGFVRYLQVFVLVPVAVVLVIRDAQGFRIVTGCLVALALVQGGLGVHQYATGTGASYMGADIRAVGTFGPTDVMGMATVVAYGLLAATAVALRTPHGAPRRLRPCAIAAAAALVVPLALSFSRGSWIATAVATLAVILLAGLRQAVRALVVLAAVAVVLVGGLGIGSQMISERLSSITQVAETPDQSVTDRYTMWAAAASMWREEPVTGVGLKGYPAHRDGHVSIGLSAGSNTAGAGRAFQKQPLLSPHNMYLLVLSEQGLIGVTAFVGSWAAVLTGGVRRMVRARRRREAAADCGLVAVGLMLWQTIDFLYADIGGPSTVLTGVVLGLGAWWALADPDGASAA, from the coding sequence ATGACCGTCACCTGGGGCGCCGCATCCGCCGCGCCCGCAGTGCCGCGCACCCGCCCGGGACAGTGGGGGGCCGGCCGGTGGCCGCTGCTGCCACTGATGGCGACCGTGCTGCTGCTCGCGGCTCCGCTCCCGGCGATGAGCGGGGCCGGCTGGGGCGGCGTGGTGCCGGCCGATGTGGCGTCGGGCGTGCTGGTGGCCTGCTGTCTGGCGCTCGTACTGCACCGCAGGGCGCGGCCGCTGACCCCGGCGGCCGCCCTCGTTTTCGGCATCCCCGCGGTCGGTTTCGCCGTGGCCACGATCACCGCGGCCGATCCGGCGGCGGGAGTGCCGGGGTTCGTGCGCTATCTGCAGGTGTTCGTCCTGGTGCCGGTCGCGGTCGTCCTCGTGATCCGTGACGCCCAGGGCTTCCGTATCGTTACCGGGTGCCTCGTCGCACTCGCGCTGGTGCAGGGCGGGCTGGGTGTCCACCAGTACGCGACAGGCACGGGCGCCTCCTACATGGGCGCGGACATCCGGGCCGTCGGCACCTTCGGCCCCACCGACGTCATGGGTATGGCGACGGTCGTCGCATACGGACTGCTCGCGGCCACCGCCGTCGCGCTGCGTACACCCCATGGCGCGCCCCGCCGGCTGCGGCCCTGCGCGATCGCAGCCGCCGCGGCGCTGGTCGTGCCACTGGCGCTGTCCTTCAGCCGCGGCTCGTGGATCGCCACCGCGGTCGCCACCCTTGCCGTGATCCTGCTGGCCGGACTGCGCCAGGCCGTGCGCGCCCTGGTGGTCCTCGCCGCCGTGGCCGTCGTTCTCGTCGGAGGCCTCGGCATCGGTTCCCAGATGATCTCCGAGCGGCTCAGCAGCATCACCCAGGTCGCCGAGACGCCCGACCAGTCGGTCACCGACAGGTACACGATGTGGGCCGCGGCGGCGAGCATGTGGCGCGAGGAGCCCGTGACCGGAGTCGGCCTCAAGGGCTACCCCGCCCACCGCGACGGGCACGTGTCGATCGGGCTCTCGGCGGGCAGCAACACGGCGGGCGCGGGCCGCGCCTTCCAGAAGCAGCCGCTGCTCTCGCCGCACAACATGTATCTCCTCGTGCTCAGCGAGCAGGGGCTCATCGGGGTCACCGCGTTCGTCGGCAGCTGGGCGGCCGTGCTGACCGGCGGAGTGCGCCGGATGGTCCGCGCGAGGCGGCGGCGCGAGGCGGCGGCCGACTGCGGACTCGTGGCCGTCGGCCTGATGCTCTGGCAGACGATCGACTTCCTGTACGCGGACATCGGCGGTCCGTCGACGGTTCTGACCGGGGTCGTGCTGGGCCTCGGGGCGTGGTGGGCGCTGGCGGATCCGGACGGGGCGAGCGCTGCGTGA